One window of Hypanus sabinus isolate sHypSab1 chromosome 18, sHypSab1.hap1, whole genome shotgun sequence genomic DNA carries:
- the LOC132407303 gene encoding gastrula zinc finger protein xLCGF3.1-like produces the protein MAHQQVHTGERLFTCSDCGKGFTCSSKLKVHQRAHTGERPFTCSVCGKGFTISSHLLRHQSVHTGERPFTCSDCGKGFPCLSKLKVHQRAHTGERPFTCSDCGKGFIQSSELKVHQRVHTGERPFTCSDCGKGFSWSSHLKVHQRVHTGERPFTCSVCGKGFIQSSQLMMHQSVHTGERPFTCSDCGKGFTSSSQLKVHQRVHTGEWPFTCSDCGKGFALSSHLLTHRRVHTKEKPFTCSDCGKGFSQSYKLKVHRRIHTGERPFTCSDCGKGFTQSSILMAHQQVHSGERRFTCSDCGKGFTRSSHLQRHQSVHTGERLFTCSDCGKGFTRSSTLMAHQQVHSGRGHSPAQTVSRDSLVHLN, from the coding sequence atggcacaccagcaagttcacactggagagaggctgttcacctgctcagactgtgggaaggggttcacttgctcatctaaactgaaggtacatcagagagcacacactggagagaggccattcacctgctcagtgtgtgggaagggattcactatatcatctcacctactgagacaccagtcagttcacactggcgagcggccgttcacctgctcagactgtgggaagggattcccttgcttatctaaactgaaggtacatcagagagctcacactggtgagaggccattcacctgctcagactgtgggaagggattcattcagtcatctgaactgaaggtacatcagcgagttcacactggggagaggccgttcacctgctcagactgtgggaagggattcagttggtcatcccatctgaaggtacatcagcgagttcacactggagagaggccattcacctgctcagtatgtgggaagggattcattcagtcatctcaGCTGATGatgcaccagtcagttcacactggcgagaggccattcacttgctcagactgtgggaagggattcacttcttcgtcccaactgaaggtacatcagcgagttcacactggtgagtggccattcacctgctcagactgtgggaagggatttgctcTGTCATCTCACCTACTAACACATCGGAGAGTGCACACTaaggagaagccgttcacctgctcagactgtgggaagggattctctcagtcatataaactgaaggtacatcggagaattcacactggggagagaccgttcacctgctcagattgtgggaagggattcactcagtcatccatcctaatggcacaccagcaagttcacagtggggagcggcgtttcacctgctcagattgtgggaagggattcactcggtcatctcatctacagagacatcagtcagttcacactggggagaggctgttcacctgctcggactgtgggaagggattcactcgatcatccacCCTCatggcacaccagcaagttcacagtgggagaggccattcacctgctcagactgtgagcagggattcacttgttcatctcaactga